DNA sequence from the Armigeres subalbatus isolate Guangzhou_Male chromosome 1, GZ_Asu_2, whole genome shotgun sequence genome:
CTTGAGAGTACATAACTCCCTCATTCCGTGTTTTTCTCCCAGGGAAGTAAATAGACTCCAAGAAAACGACCACCACCCAAACGCGCCCGCCGGGGTAATGAACTTTACACCCGGCGTGTGACCTTGAGCAGCTACCCACCCTCTATCCCGGCGCATAAAATCACCAACGTGTAATGCGTGTAGTACGCATTTTTCGGTTACCGATCGATACCGTCCCATGGCCAACGCCGAAAATCACTCCGTCGGATGATTTTGTCAGAAAATCCGGCGGACTTGGGCCGCCCAAAAGCCGCGGCAATTCGGTGATTTTCCACAAACTTTTCCCGCCAACGAAAAAGGCGCCAGCTCCACGCCCGACCACCACCCATTCATCCCGTGTCTGGATTCCCACCCATCCCCTATGCTCCAcatcgttcgttcgttcgttcaggAGATGAAACCCCCCACAGCCCGCGTGATGCGTGCGCATCGGTTTTTCACTCATCCGCTCTTCCCAAACCCAAGAGCGGAGATGCTCTCCGTGCTAACATCCCATCCGAGTAGGCGACGGCGACAACGCCGGGGCCGGCATCACACAATCGGAAACGACCGACCTGTGTCAATGTGGTGGTGCCGATGGAACCGCGCCTAGTGACGTCATGCTCTCTTTTTTCCGATCCCCCCCTCGAACGAAAATTGGAATGTACGGCAGCAGGCGGAGGAAATCGCCGGCACTGACTGCAGCAGcagaagaaaatattgatttttccgAAACCCCCCCGTGCGCCACCGCCTCGACGCGCGTTACCTTCCCCAAATGTGGAGACCTGTGCGCGATGAAACATGTTCGGACACGTTAAAGCCTGATGGGTGGAAGCACACAGTGGGGCCAAAAGCGCTTTAATTTCCGGATCTGGGAAAATTGTTATCTTTGGGGGCACTTCTGACAAATTGGAAGAAGGGCATACTACTGAGCGACTGTCAGCAATTTAATTGAAGATTTCGATCAATTTATTAGGAATTTTGATTCAACACGGCACCACTGCCGCATAACCCCCGTCCGTTCCACACGAAAAAAGGGAGAAAGATTCGCGTCAGCAGCAACGTCTCGAATCGAAGAGGGACAACAACCCTTGGGTGAAGGCAGTCGCGAATCGACTGCGCTGCGGTGGCAAACGAACCGGAAGAAACGGCGAGCTGTAATTGGAATAAATCAGCGTACCGGGAAAGGGAGACCTTGAAGTGAAAATCCTTCCCCACCATACCATTGGGAATAAAAGAAAAATGCGCATTCATACTCATTCATAGACTGATTGACGTAGGGAAAACATGAAGATTTTACTCACCGGAATCTGATGGGGTCAGCACGCCGAGTCCGTTCAGGTGGTACACGTCTTTGGGGCGGGTGTAGCTGTGATCGCCGACGTGCGTTCCCTGGTACTCGTAAGAGGAGGAGGAGGACGACGACGAGGAAGGGCTCAGCTCTTGATGATGAACTTTTGTGTAACCTTCCGATATTCCGCCACCTTTACTACTCCGACAATCGCTCTCCGGGTTGGAATCGGTATCGGAATCGATCTCCTCGCCATAGCCCTCTGTCTAGTCAAGATCGTTCAGCAAATCGATCAATTAAACGATCTCGCCGGACGAGCTGGTCATACACGTCCGGGAGTTGCTCGACTCGGGGTCCTCCAGCTCCTCCTTGAGCATGTTGATGATCCGATGGGAGGACGGGTCGTCGTGGTGGTTCTGGTGGTTTCTGTAGTGCCGCGAATTGTTGGTCAAACTCATCCGGTTCGATCCGATGGTGCAGGTGGCCAGGTCGATGTTATGCTTGAACTCCGGCGGATCTTCGTCTAAGCTGAGTGGCGTGTCCGGTCTGTGCAGAAGTACGGATGTTTCCCGATCCCGCAGGAAATCCGACGTCGAAACCGGTGGTATCCGGCTCatctgctgttgctgctgcttgATCCGGGGGTTGATCAGTAGGGACCGTCCGGCGGGGATCTGGGCCGCCTGCGGTTTGACTGTGATTATTTTCGATGCTGTGTTGTTGTTGATGTTCATAGCCGATGTGTTTGCCGGGGTTAGGATCGGTTTTTGAATGGCGGCGACGTTGTTGTTTAAGCTGGCTGCTGCCACTGCTGTTACGGTGCTGAATTTGTTGATCACTTCCGTTTGTTCTTGGGTGTTGTTGTTGTCGTTTGTGGTGCCGTGATTGGTTGCGCAGCCCGTTTTGCTGGGATGTGACTGATCGAAGCACCTGCCGGACCACATGCAGTCGTGGCGGATCTGTGGCTCCGAGGAGGCTTGCTGGTCCCAGCCGTTGACGGTGGGATTCCCGCTGCCGTACGCTTGCTCGGATTCTGAATCAGCCGACGTGAAGAGCGACGGCGGAAAATCCATAAACTCGCATTCCCAGTCAATGTCAATGTTGTTAGGATCGTCCCAGCTGGACGTCCCACTCTCCTGCTTTATAGAAATCATTTTGATATCGTCTAAGTAGGACGGTTCCTGCTTTATTGAAACCATTTTGGCTACGTTCCTTTCTAACTTAACCTGATAAGCGTGTTTGAACTTCTAGTTCCTAATTTTCTTTCTTTTAGGTTTTCTTTTATCACAATCCGTTGAATGCGCTACCTCTTTGACGTAAATAGCTGCCACCAAATGTAGGTCTGTAACAGAGGAAAGAACAGAGAAGGAAAAAGATTACAATCAGGTCAACCGAAAATAGCCGCGGATATTGATTTCTTTCCGGACGTCTAGATCTTATTTAAAATTCGTAAAAGAGCCACCACAAACGGAATATGCAACAGAAGCCGTGTTCGCCGGCTTCCAACCGGCGATCGGTCTTCGCATCGCAACGAGACATAAGTGACTCCTTCCGGTGTCGTTGTTACCGACACTCGAAATTGAATCAACCCGATCCTCCCGGCCGTGGCGGCGTGATTCCCGTCTTGTCGTCCGTGCAAGGAACACGCAAGAATTTAATCTTATCACCGCCGACGACCaaacgacgatgatgatggcaATGAGTGCCGCAATGGCTCGGTCAAAATTTTGAAACCCCGTAGTGGAAATATTGATAAAAGTGATTGTAGATGTCGAATCGacctcattttttttgttcgtcAACCTGGTCCAGCGCCGTTATCGCCCAATAAGACGCAACCGACCGACCGAAAATCGTTGGCAACTGGTCCGACACATGTGCTCACGCCACGGTTTCGCTTTATCTATTAATAAAAATCTTCAATTAGGAAATGGGACAGGACGAGAGGGCAGCGAGAAACAGCGGGAAGGTGGTCGCATTTATGGTTCGAACAGGCCCGAGAAGAGCGGAAAATGTTGGTAGATATGTAATTTAAAAGACTTCCCAATCGCATTCGAGGCACGAGAAAAGCAGTGGAACCATTGGCGCGCGAAGACTTGGGGGAGGAAATATGAATGTTTATACCGGCTTCTTGCTGCTTCTCTTTCTGCATTGATTTTCTACTCTAGCGAGCGCTCGAATTCAGAGCTCATCGTCGACGCTGTGCACTGCCTGACTAAGCCAGCTCTCGGCTCTGAATGGAATTAAAGCTTGTGGGCTCTGCTGCCTCAACATCCACCTATCTGGCCGCCACTATATGCGACTCGCTCCATACcatcatcattattttattgGAGCGAGTAGCAATGTGGGGACCACAATAAAAAGATTATGCCATTATCATTACGGAGCCGCAGAGGGCAGCTGTTGCGGACCATTTCTGATCAATAAGCGCTCCGGCTCGCTGGCCTAATCGCTGAGGTTGATAAGCTGCCAACTCGCATCGTACACTAAGCAGCCGGCTTTGCCAGCGGTGGAAATAGTAGCAACCATAGTAGCCCATTCATGTACAACGATTGCCACCATCGGAGCCTGCTTTGATTACCTCCGAGCAATTAGCCTAGTATGTAGGTACGAAAGTAGGCCATGTCAAACGCGGCTGGAAAGCGATTTTTCCTATCTGCAGCCAATTACATAACCATTGATAATTTTAAGTACACGGCCGTATAGTATCGGATTCACAATCCACCGGTAATCAGGCAGAAAGGGAGGAGGATGACGGCGACGACAACGACGGTCCCGGAGCGGAGAACTCTCTTTCCGTACTCTCTAGGCATGCGTTGCAATATCTCTTGGAATGAGAAAAAAGCGGTCACGGAACGCCTCCGCCCCAAACAACGGGGTGCGGCGGAGAAAACGCCAACACCGGCACATTCCGTCGCCGCATCGGGCCCGGCTTCCGAGGTACTCTGACCTAACCTCTTTTCCCGAGTGCCATATGGAACCCGAAAAGAAGTAATTTACGGTCATTCAATGCAGGAAGAGAACTAAGAACCGATATCCAAGTTGTACTTCGACAATCAATTGCGAAATGCATCAAAATCTCTTTGGTTTGTTGGAAGAATTCAATCATTATGCTACGTTTAAATTAGACAAGGCTTGTGATTCAATTGACTTGTCGAAAGTTGAACTCAAATCAAGTGACGCTCAATTCGCTTGCCCAATCTGAACGTAGAATAATAGAAACTGAATCCTTCCGAATCAATACACTTTTTTTTGAACCCAAACTTACCTTTCAAGCCAAGCTGTCTTCAGCACTGCTTATCCTTCTGCCTGCTGAATTGGACTCGCTCTGCTTTTGTTCAGAGAGAAACCGGTGGTTCCGTTTTGTCTACGGAGCAACCACGGAATAGGGCGGTTCCGCAACGGACAACTTCACCGAGCAAACGAACTTTCACACTGAGTTGCGTCCGGGTCACAAGTTCTTCGAGTTCAAAAATCACTTGATACGACTCCCACCGAAGCAACAACAGGACGCTCGTATCAAAGTACAGTTACTACCgcagcaacaacaaaaactgtTATTGCCGTTTCCACTGTTGGCCGATATTCGTGCTATTGTTCGAACACtgttactactactactactactatggCTACTGCTGCCACCGCAAACCGTCAACCGGCAACGTCGCAATCGTCGTAGGAGGCTACTATTGTTCTCTGTCGGTATGACGGCGGTGGAGGTTGGAAAGTTTTTACTGGCGGGGAACCGTAAACttttcgtcgtcgtcgtcgtcgtcgtggtATTACTATTTTCCGACCGTTCACTGTGTGGGAGACATTTGGGCAGTTAGGATCGTGTTCCGTTCGTCGATCGTCAACAATTGATATATTGATTGCGCGAGCAATCCCGATCTGCAGGTAGGGATGTTGTAGGTAGGGTTGCCGCAGCATATTAGGAAAGTTTGACTTGTTTCAAACTGAA
Encoded proteins:
- the LOC134207976 gene encoding LOW QUALITY PROTEIN: myc protein (The sequence of the model RefSeq protein was modified relative to this genomic sequence to represent the inferred CDS: substituted 2 bases at 2 genomic stop codons), encoding MVSIKQEPSYLDDIKMISIKQESGTSSWDDPNNIDIDWECEFMDFPPSLFTSADSESEQAYGSGNPTVNGWDQQASSEPQIRHDCMWSGRCFDQSHPSKTGCATNHGTTNDNNNTQEQTEVINKFSTVTAVAAASLNNNVAAIQKPILTPANTSAMNINNNTASKIITVKPQAAQIPAGRSLLINPRIKQQQQQMSRIPPVSTSDFLRDRETSVLLHRPDTPLSLDEDPPEFKHNIDLATCTIGSNRMSLTNNSRHYRNHQNHHDDPSSHRIINMLKEELEDPESSNSRTCMTSSSGEIVXLIDLLNDLDXTEGYGEEIDSDTDSNPESDCRSSKGGGISEGYTKVHHQELSPSSSSSSSSSYEYQGTHVGDHSYTRPKDVYHLNGLGVLTPSDSEEEEIDVVSIGEKNLPTNPTPREKRHVESRVALKIRKHPVNSSHHHHHHRRRHSDDEYAAHHHGSTSGASHLSPSKSYGFSPNYLTPASSTTISGANTPLPPGGSSSISNPRKRPSKDDRSNGKNRHHQHRSKKQRIPGKTVARSPESSEEQETLEKRNLHNDMERQRRIGLKNLFEELKRQIPSLRDKERAPKVNILREAALLCTRLNREQEQRNALQKHQQRLYARVRQLRTSLHSQRRMD